Proteins found in one Sporosarcina sp. FSL K6-3457 genomic segment:
- a CDS encoding FxsA family protein, translating to MKWLILAFITIPAAELALLIYSGKTLGLFPTLAIILLTGVGGTYMAKRQGLKAWNELRTRMATMETPGNALIDSVCIFFGGILLVMPGFITDIAGLLLMFKGPRNMIRPFIQKWIYNKMKNGRIVMM from the coding sequence ATGAAATGGCTAATCCTTGCTTTTATTACAATTCCAGCTGCTGAGCTTGCTTTGCTGATCTATTCAGGGAAAACGCTAGGTCTTTTCCCGACGCTTGCTATTATCCTACTAACGGGTGTAGGTGGCACTTATATGGCAAAACGGCAAGGGCTGAAAGCATGGAACGAGCTTAGAACTCGAATGGCGACAATGGAAACACCCGGGAATGCCTTGATTGATAGCGTCTGTATTTTCTTCGGGGGTATTTTGCTAGTAATGCCTGGCTTTATAACGGATATTGCTGGGCTTTTGCTCATGTTCAAGGGACCGAGAAATATGATTCGCCCTTTTATACAAAAGTGGATTTATAATAAAATGAAAAATGGTCGCATTGTTATGATGTGA
- a CDS encoding acetyl-CoA carboxylase carboxyltransferase subunit alpha, with protein MSKTLAFEEPIVRLREKIKELEEFTETNEVDLSGEIGTLKTRLVRLETDIYGNMEPWDRVQVARHPERPTTLDYINELFEDFMQLHGDRTFGDDAAIVGGIASFEETPITIIGHQRGKDTKENVKRNFGMPHPEGYRKALRLMKQAEKFGRPIICFIDTKGAYPGKAAEERGQSEAIARNLVEMAGLTVPVISIVIGEGGSGGALALGVANHIHMLEHSTYSVISPEGAASILWKDSSLAKQAAEAMKITAPHLKEMGIIDEIIPEVLGGAHRDPQAQAGYIRDAIRVSLQQLESLDGDGLVDDRYNKFRQMGVFSS; from the coding sequence ATGAGTAAAACATTGGCATTTGAAGAACCAATCGTCAGACTTCGTGAAAAAATTAAAGAACTTGAAGAGTTTACGGAGACAAATGAGGTGGATTTGTCTGGAGAAATCGGAACACTAAAAACACGTTTAGTGCGCCTTGAGACAGATATTTATGGTAATATGGAACCGTGGGACCGAGTTCAAGTAGCTAGACACCCGGAACGTCCCACTACGCTGGATTATATAAACGAATTATTCGAAGATTTCATGCAATTGCATGGAGATCGGACATTTGGTGACGATGCCGCTATTGTAGGGGGAATCGCTTCGTTCGAAGAAACACCGATAACGATTATTGGTCATCAGCGTGGGAAAGATACAAAAGAGAATGTCAAACGAAATTTTGGAATGCCTCACCCTGAGGGGTATCGGAAAGCATTACGTCTGATGAAACAGGCCGAAAAATTTGGGCGTCCAATCATTTGCTTCATTGACACGAAAGGCGCATATCCTGGTAAGGCTGCTGAGGAGCGTGGGCAAAGTGAGGCGATTGCGCGTAATCTTGTTGAAATGGCAGGATTGACTGTGCCGGTTATTTCAATTGTAATTGGGGAAGGCGGTAGTGGGGGAGCGTTAGCACTTGGTGTGGCTAATCATATTCATATGTTAGAGCACTCGACGTATTCTGTTATTTCTCCTGAAGGTGCAGCTTCAATTTTGTGGAAAGACTCAAGTCTTGCTAAACAGGCAGCTGAAGCGATGAAAATCACGGCACCTCATTTAAAAGAGATGGGGATTATCGATGAAATTATTCCAGAAGTACTCGGGGGCGCACATCGTGACCCACAAGCACAAGCTGGTTATATCAGAGATGCAATCCGTGTGTCGTTGCAGCAGTTAGAGTCGTTAGACGGTGATGGACTTGTTGATGATCGCTACAATAAGTTTAGACAAATGGGTGTGTTTTCTAGTTAA
- a CDS encoding MaoC family dehydratase, with amino-acid sequence MILGKKRRLGRKIEEINVGEKLKLTEKVEDKDLLLYLGLTNDSNPLYIQHDYASQTTFEKPIVPTIMLTGIVTSAVSKYLPGPGSHVVEQRLSFPKPVYHYSTIDFIFEVTSVTQEDNRIDISIEACDEQQEIVISGVVTVLPPKVEERLTSQAMDNF; translated from the coding sequence TTGATACTTGGAAAAAAACGACGTTTAGGAAGAAAAATCGAGGAAATTAATGTTGGAGAAAAACTAAAGTTGACAGAAAAAGTAGAAGACAAGGACCTATTACTCTATCTCGGTTTGACAAATGACAGTAACCCACTTTATATACAGCATGATTACGCTTCACAGACTACTTTCGAAAAGCCAATTGTACCGACAATTATGCTGACTGGAATCGTGACGTCGGCCGTATCAAAATATTTACCCGGACCTGGTTCACATGTTGTGGAACAGCGTCTATCCTTCCCGAAACCTGTTTATCACTATTCTACTATTGATTTTATATTTGAAGTGACTAGTGTCACTCAAGAAGATAATCGTATTGATATTTCAATAGAAGCTTGTGATGAGCAGCAAGAAATTGTGATTTCAGGAGTCGTAACCGTTCTACCGCCGAAAGTGGAAGAACGTTTGACTTCACAAGCAATGGATAATTTTTGA
- the citZ gene encoding citrate synthase, translating into MTSTKGLEGVVATQSAISSIIDDTLTYVGYDIDDLAENANFEEVIYLLWHQRLPKEDELAELKKQLADNMAVPQEVLNHFKTYPIDKVHPMAALRTAVSLLGLYDDKAEDMSDEANYEKAIKLQAKIATIVTSFARIRKGLEPVAPKTGLSYAENFLYMLSGKEPEAIAVEAFDKALVLHADHELNASTFTARVCVATLSDLYSGVTAAIGALKGPLHGGANEQVMKMLMEIGSEENVEPYIREKLANKEKIMGFGHRVYRKGDPRAKHLRAMSKKLTALRGEEKYYNMCSQIEAIVTGEKNLPPNVDFYSASVYHSLDIDHDLFTPIFAVSRVSGWIAHILEQYANNRLIRPRADYIGPGMQKYVPINER; encoded by the coding sequence ATGACATCAACCAAAGGGTTGGAGGGAGTCGTAGCGACACAGTCAGCAATCAGTTCAATTATTGATGACACACTTACATATGTCGGCTATGATATTGACGATCTCGCAGAGAATGCCAATTTTGAAGAAGTCATTTATCTTCTATGGCATCAACGTCTACCAAAGGAGGACGAGCTTGCAGAGCTGAAAAAACAGCTTGCGGATAATATGGCGGTTCCTCAGGAAGTACTTAATCACTTTAAAACGTATCCAATCGACAAAGTACATCCGATGGCAGCACTTCGTACAGCTGTCTCACTTCTTGGATTATACGACGACAAAGCTGAAGATATGTCTGATGAAGCAAACTACGAGAAAGCAATTAAGCTGCAAGCGAAAATTGCGACAATCGTTACTTCATTTGCACGTATTCGTAAAGGCCTTGAGCCTGTAGCACCAAAAACGGGTCTTAGTTACGCTGAAAACTTCCTGTACATGCTTTCAGGTAAAGAGCCAGAAGCGATTGCGGTTGAAGCATTCGACAAGGCGCTAGTTCTTCATGCTGACCATGAATTGAATGCATCGACGTTTACTGCACGTGTTTGTGTAGCGACGCTTTCTGATTTGTATTCGGGTGTGACAGCTGCAATTGGTGCACTTAAAGGACCACTTCACGGTGGTGCTAACGAGCAAGTTATGAAAATGTTAATGGAAATCGGTTCTGAAGAAAATGTAGAGCCTTATATCCGTGAAAAATTAGCGAATAAAGAAAAAATCATGGGCTTCGGGCACCGTGTATACCGTAAAGGTGACCCACGTGCGAAGCATCTACGTGCAATGTCTAAAAAGTTGACAGCACTTCGTGGCGAAGAGAAATATTACAATATGTGTAGTCAAATCGAAGCAATCGTTACGGGTGAAAAGAACTTGCCACCAAACGTCGATTTCTATTCGGCATCGGTTTATCACTCGCTCGATATCGATCATGATTTGTTCACACCTATTTTTGCGGTTTCCCGCGTATCTGGCTGGATTGCCCATATTCTTGAGCAATATGCAAACAATCGTTTGATTCGTCCACGTGCAGATTATATTGGACCTGGTATGCAAAAATACGTACCAATTAACGAGCGCTAA
- the icd gene encoding NADP-dependent isocitrate dehydrogenase yields the protein MTNGGKITVTNGVLNVPDHATIPFIIGDGTGPDIWHAASRVLEAAVDKAYDGKKKLVWKEVLAGEKAFNETGEWLPQETLDTIEEYLIAIKGPLTTPIGGGFRSLNVALRQELDLYTCLRPVRYFEGVPSPVKRPEDCDMVIFRENTEDIYAGIEYKEGTPEAKKVIDFLQNEMGVKNIRFPETSGIGIKPISEDGTKRLVRAALNYIIKEGRKSLTLVHKGNIMKFTEGAFKNWGYEVAEQEFGDKVFTWNQYDKIQEAEGTEAANKAQSDAEAAGKIIVKDAIADIFLQQILTRPKEFDVVATMNLNGDYISDALAAQVGGIGIAPGANINYDTGHAIFEATHGTAPKYAGLDKVNPSSVLLSGVLMLEHLGWNEAAAMITASIEQTIASKVVTYDFARLMDGATEVKASEFANELIKNL from the coding sequence ATGACTAACGGTGGAAAAATTACAGTAACTAACGGTGTACTAAATGTTCCAGATCACGCAACAATTCCTTTCATTATCGGTGACGGTACTGGTCCGGATATTTGGCATGCAGCATCACGTGTACTTGAAGCGGCTGTAGACAAAGCATACGATGGCAAGAAGAAACTTGTTTGGAAAGAAGTTCTTGCGGGAGAGAAAGCATTCAACGAAACGGGCGAATGGCTACCACAAGAAACACTTGACACAATCGAAGAGTATTTGATCGCTATTAAAGGACCACTTACAACACCAATCGGTGGCGGTTTCCGCTCATTGAACGTGGCACTTCGTCAAGAGCTAGATCTTTACACTTGCTTACGTCCAGTTCGTTATTTTGAAGGGGTTCCTTCACCTGTTAAACGTCCAGAAGACTGCGATATGGTTATTTTCCGTGAAAACACAGAAGATATCTATGCAGGAATCGAATACAAAGAAGGCACTCCAGAAGCTAAAAAAGTTATTGATTTCCTTCAAAATGAAATGGGCGTTAAAAATATCCGCTTCCCTGAAACTTCAGGAATCGGTATCAAGCCTATTTCAGAAGACGGTACAAAACGTCTAGTGCGCGCTGCTCTTAACTACATCATCAAAGAAGGCCGCAAATCATTGACGCTTGTTCATAAAGGAAACATCATGAAATTTACTGAAGGCGCGTTTAAAAACTGGGGCTATGAAGTGGCTGAACAAGAATTCGGCGACAAAGTATTCACTTGGAACCAATATGACAAAATCCAAGAAGCTGAAGGAACAGAAGCTGCAAACAAAGCACAATCAGATGCTGAAGCAGCTGGCAAAATCATCGTTAAAGATGCAATTGCTGACATCTTCCTACAACAAATCTTGACACGTCCAAAAGAGTTCGATGTTGTTGCAACAATGAACTTGAATGGTGACTATATTTCTGATGCACTTGCTGCACAAGTTGGCGGAATCGGTATCGCACCTGGTGCGAACATTAACTACGATACGGGCCATGCAATCTTTGAAGCAACACACGGTACTGCACCGAAATATGCAGGTCTTGATAAAGTAAACCCATCTTCAGTACTTCTTTCAGGCGTTTTGATGCTTGAGCACCTTGGATGGAACGAAGCTGCTGCAATGATTACGGCTTCAATTGAACAAACAATTGCATCTAAAGTTGTTACTTACGACTTTGCACGTCTAATGGACGGTGCTACTGAAGTAAAAGCTTCAGAATTTGCAAATGAATTGATCAAAAACCTATAA
- the mdh gene encoding malate dehydrogenase: protein MTMQRKKVSVIGSGFTGATTAFLLAQKELCDVVIVDIPQMENPTKGKALDMLEAAPVQGFDANIIGTSDYADTKDSDIVIITAGIARKPGMSRDDLVQTNQQVMKIVTAEIVKHSPNTTILVLTNPVDAMTYTVYKESGFPKERVIGQSGVLDTARFRTFVAQELNLSVKDVTGFVLGGHGDDMVPLIRYSYAGGIPLETLISAERLEEIVDRTRKGGAEIVNLLGNGSAYYAPAASLVEMAEAILKDQKRVLPSIAYLEGEYGLDGIYIGVPTVLGAGGIEKIIELELTEDEKAALAKSAESVKAVMNVLV from the coding sequence ATGACAATGCAACGTAAAAAAGTCTCGGTTATCGGTTCTGGTTTCACAGGTGCGACTACGGCATTTCTTTTAGCCCAAAAAGAGCTTTGTGACGTAGTCATCGTTGATATTCCGCAAATGGAAAACCCGACAAAGGGGAAGGCGCTTGATATGCTTGAAGCTGCCCCTGTACAAGGCTTCGATGCGAACATTATTGGAACTTCAGATTACGCAGATACAAAAGACTCTGACATTGTCATCATCACGGCGGGTATTGCTCGTAAGCCAGGTATGAGCCGTGATGACCTTGTTCAAACGAACCAACAAGTTATGAAGATTGTCACAGCTGAAATCGTTAAGCATTCTCCAAACACGACGATCCTTGTGCTAACGAATCCAGTTGATGCTATGACATATACAGTGTACAAAGAATCAGGATTTCCGAAAGAGCGTGTAATCGGTCAATCAGGTGTTCTTGACACGGCACGTTTCCGTACGTTTGTCGCACAGGAATTGAACTTGTCTGTAAAAGATGTGACTGGTTTCGTGCTTGGTGGACATGGTGATGATATGGTTCCGCTTATACGTTATTCCTACGCGGGTGGTATTCCACTCGAAACATTGATTTCTGCTGAACGTCTTGAAGAAATTGTAGATCGTACACGCAAAGGTGGAGCAGAAATCGTTAATCTTCTTGGTAATGGTTCGGCTTACTATGCACCAGCAGCATCACTTGTTGAAATGGCTGAAGCGATTTTAAAAGACCAGAAGCGTGTATTACCATCAATTGCATACCTGGAAGGTGAATATGGCCTTGATGGTATTTATATTGGTGTCCCAACGGTTCTTGGTGCTGGTGGAATTGAAAAAATTATCGAACTAGAATTGACTGAAGATGAGAAAGCGGCATTAGCGAAATCTGCTGAGTCAGTGAAAGCAGTTATGAACGTTTTAGTATAA
- a CDS encoding response regulator transcription factor — protein sequence MGELMQTMSKQKKILIVDDEQSIRTLLEYNLKQAQYETVSVADGEEAVQKAESEKPDLILLDLMLPKMDGIDVCKTLRQRGIDIPIIMLTAKGDELDKVLGLEIGADDYMTKPFSPREVVARVKAVLRRSGDSVERNEGNGMISSGALTVHPEQYGAYLDEVELEFTPKEFELLVYFMQNKNRVLSRDQLLSAVWNYDFAGDTRIVDVHVSHLREKIEENTKKPTFIKTVRGIGYKFEEQKV from the coding sequence ATGGGAGAACTGATGCAAACGATGTCTAAACAAAAGAAAATTTTAATTGTCGATGACGAACAGTCGATTCGTACACTTCTTGAATATAATTTGAAGCAAGCACAGTATGAGACGGTTTCTGTCGCTGATGGCGAAGAAGCTGTTCAAAAGGCAGAATCGGAAAAGCCAGATTTGATTTTACTTGATTTGATGCTTCCTAAAATGGACGGTATCGATGTTTGTAAAACATTAAGGCAGCGCGGTATCGATATCCCTATCATCATGCTGACAGCAAAAGGGGACGAGCTCGACAAAGTCTTAGGCCTTGAAATTGGTGCCGATGATTATATGACCAAACCGTTTAGCCCGCGTGAAGTCGTAGCACGTGTGAAAGCCGTGTTAAGGCGTAGTGGAGATTCTGTGGAACGCAATGAAGGCAATGGCATGATTAGTTCAGGCGCATTGACGGTCCATCCTGAACAATACGGTGCGTATCTTGATGAAGTAGAACTCGAATTCACGCCAAAGGAATTCGAATTACTCGTTTATTTTATGCAGAACAAAAACCGGGTGCTGTCGCGTGATCAACTACTGAGTGCGGTGTGGAACTATGACTTTGCAGGTGACACACGTATTGTCGATGTCCATGTGAGTCATTTGCGTGAGAAAATTGAAGAAAACACTAAAAAACCAACCTTCATTAAGACAGTAAGAGGAATTGGTTATAAATTTGAGGAGCAGAAAGTTTGA
- a CDS encoding AI-2E family transporter has product MPANRDKQQNLQLILFKWLPVILTGILLFAVPPAAIAVIIAYFTAPILLSLRAIIKLPLTIATLFVMTLIVFLFSSFTFVALHGLIDTIPAVERHIAPFTKNTDIAGKLFTFLEEKVVQYGHAILEYTVGMISTIFQQLFSLFIFLVAYFFALRESGKNRFWFLVYFPTTIRQPAKKMFTKAGQLIGTFISVEIRLFFLTFIIITIGFFFLGFTSPIGTAFLISLADSLPFLGIGLFLLPMAAFFIYTNNLYVGIAIIFLYLFTMITRQMAESYMWASTFQLKPIHAFFITACSVYLFGLPGILLTPFLLFAALKAKQHPLFTS; this is encoded by the coding sequence ATGCCTGCAAACCGCGACAAGCAACAAAATCTCCAATTAATTTTATTTAAATGGTTACCCGTTATTTTAACAGGAATTCTCCTTTTTGCCGTTCCTCCGGCTGCTATCGCGGTCATTATCGCTTATTTTACCGCACCCATTCTTTTGTCTCTACGCGCCATAATAAAACTACCTTTAACAATTGCAACGCTATTCGTCATGACGCTAATTGTATTCTTATTTAGCTCATTCACTTTTGTTGCCCTTCACGGATTAATAGACACCATTCCAGCAGTCGAACGCCACATTGCACCATTTACAAAAAACACAGATATCGCGGGAAAGCTATTCACTTTTCTTGAAGAGAAAGTCGTCCAATATGGACATGCCATACTGGAATACACCGTTGGAATGATCAGCACGATATTTCAGCAATTGTTTAGCCTTTTCATTTTTCTTGTTGCTTATTTTTTTGCACTGCGGGAGTCTGGGAAAAATCGATTCTGGTTTCTCGTCTATTTCCCAACTACTATACGCCAGCCAGCCAAAAAAATGTTTACAAAAGCAGGTCAATTGATTGGGACCTTTATATCCGTAGAAATCCGGTTATTTTTCCTGACATTTATCATTATTACAATTGGTTTTTTCTTTCTCGGATTCACATCACCAATCGGCACAGCTTTTCTAATTTCACTTGCAGATAGTCTGCCCTTTCTTGGAATCGGCTTATTCCTTCTCCCCATGGCAGCTTTCTTTATCTATACAAATAATTTATACGTCGGAATTGCCATCATTTTTCTTTACCTCTTCACAATGATTACCCGTCAGATGGCAGAGTCCTATATGTGGGCCTCCACTTTCCAACTAAAACCAATTCATGCTTTCTTCATCACAGCATGCTCGGTCTATCTGTTTGGGCTACCTGGAATTTTACTAACACCATTCTTATTATTTGCTGCACTAAAAGCTAAACAGCATCCATTATTCACATCATAA
- the pfkA gene encoding 6-phosphofructokinase: protein MKKIAVLTSGGDAPGMNAAVRAVVRKAIYEGFEVAGIYNGYQGLIEGKIELLELGSVGDIIQRGGTMLRSARSVEFRTAEGREKALQQLKSHGIEGVVVIGGDGSFMGAHELTKLGIPCVGVPATIDNDIKGTDFTIGFDTALNTVIDAIDKIRDTASSHERTFIVEVMGRDAGDLALWAGLAGGAETILIPEEKYDVPAIIERLKSGSGRGKKHSIIIVAEGVMPAVELADLLKRDADIDTRISVLGHIQRGGSPSARDRVIASQFGARAVEVLKEGRGGVAVGMKNNGIVDCDLKDVVESTNDWKSTMYKLSKELSI, encoded by the coding sequence ATGAAAAAGATTGCTGTTTTGACAAGCGGAGGAGATGCGCCGGGCATGAATGCAGCAGTTCGCGCAGTTGTCCGGAAGGCGATTTATGAAGGGTTTGAAGTTGCAGGTATTTACAATGGCTACCAAGGATTGATTGAAGGGAAAATTGAACTGTTAGAGCTTGGTTCTGTAGGTGATATCATCCAGCGTGGTGGAACTATGCTACGTTCTGCCCGCAGTGTTGAGTTCCGAACGGCTGAGGGACGAGAGAAAGCCTTGCAGCAATTGAAGTCACATGGTATTGAAGGCGTTGTTGTTATAGGTGGAGATGGCTCATTTATGGGAGCCCATGAATTAACAAAACTCGGTATTCCTTGCGTCGGTGTTCCGGCAACGATTGACAATGATATTAAGGGTACTGATTTTACAATCGGCTTTGATACAGCGTTGAATACAGTCATTGATGCAATTGATAAAATTCGGGATACGGCTTCATCGCACGAGCGGACATTTATTGTAGAAGTGATGGGCCGTGATGCGGGTGACCTTGCTTTATGGGCGGGACTTGCTGGTGGTGCGGAGACGATTTTGATACCAGAAGAAAAATATGATGTACCTGCAATTATTGAACGGCTAAAAAGTGGGTCAGGGCGTGGCAAGAAGCATAGCATTATCATTGTTGCGGAAGGTGTTATGCCAGCGGTTGAACTTGCAGATTTATTGAAACGTGATGCGGATATTGATACACGTATATCCGTTCTTGGTCATATTCAGAGAGGCGGATCACCTTCTGCTCGCGATCGTGTGATTGCAAGTCAGTTTGGCGCCAGAGCTGTAGAGGTTCTAAAAGAAGGTCGTGGTGGCGTTGCGGTTGGTATGAAAAACAATGGTATCGTAGACTGTGATTTGAAGGATGTTGTTGAATCAACAAACGATTGGAAATCAACAATGTACAAGCTTTCTAAAGAGTTATCTATCTAA
- the pyk gene encoding pyruvate kinase, whose amino-acid sequence MRKTKIVCTIGPASESPEILGQLIDAGMNVARLNFSHGDHAEHKARIDTIRKVAREKGRVVGILLDTKGPEIRTHSMKNGEVELVAGQQVAISMQEIEGDQERFSVSYEKLIEDVEVGSVILLDDGLIQLEVTGKDEAQGLIHTLIVNSGTLKNKKGVNVPGVSVQLPGITDKDAADILFGIKEGVDFIAASFVRRASDVMEIREILEANDGSHLQIIPKIENQEGVDNIDEIINISDGLMVARGDLGVEIPAEEVPIVQKDLIKKCNQAGKPVITATQMLDSMQRNPRPTRAEASDVANAIMDGSDAIMLSGETAAGMYPVESVLTMDRIATTTEDAIDYRSVVSTRRREKHGNMTDAIGQAAAYTAINLKVKAVLAPTESGHTARMIAKYRPGCTVIAVTSTEECSRKLSLVWGVYPIVGKKATNIDEVLQESVEESVKHQYVGHGDVVIITAGVPVGEAGTTNLMKIHVIGDLLARGQGIGRTVAFGRTVVARNAAEALALDTTGAILVTVGSDRDMMPAIEKCAGLITEEGGLTSHAAVVGLSLGIPVIVGVENATKLIKQGNEVTMDAESGVIYNGHASVL is encoded by the coding sequence ATGAGAAAGACGAAAATAGTTTGTACGATCGGTCCAGCAAGTGAGTCACCAGAAATACTTGGGCAATTAATTGATGCGGGGATGAACGTTGCGCGGCTGAATTTTTCACACGGTGATCATGCCGAGCATAAGGCACGTATCGATACAATTAGAAAAGTAGCACGTGAAAAAGGACGAGTAGTCGGTATTTTGTTAGATACAAAAGGTCCTGAAATCCGTACACATTCTATGAAAAATGGTGAAGTTGAACTTGTTGCGGGGCAACAAGTGGCAATTTCTATGCAGGAAATTGAAGGAGACCAAGAAAGATTTTCAGTTAGCTATGAAAAACTGATTGAGGATGTTGAAGTAGGTTCGGTTATTCTTCTGGATGATGGATTGATTCAATTAGAAGTGACAGGTAAGGACGAGGCACAAGGGCTTATTCATACATTGATTGTTAACTCGGGTACATTAAAGAACAAAAAAGGTGTCAATGTTCCAGGTGTTTCCGTACAACTTCCGGGAATTACGGACAAGGATGCAGCGGATATCTTGTTTGGTATTAAAGAAGGTGTTGATTTCATAGCGGCATCATTCGTTCGACGTGCTTCTGATGTCATGGAAATTCGTGAAATCCTAGAAGCGAATGATGGATCACATCTACAGATTATTCCAAAAATCGAAAACCAAGAAGGTGTCGATAATATTGATGAAATCATTAATATATCTGATGGTTTGATGGTTGCACGTGGTGATCTTGGGGTAGAGATTCCAGCAGAGGAAGTACCTATTGTTCAGAAAGACCTTATTAAAAAATGTAATCAGGCTGGTAAGCCGGTTATTACTGCTACACAAATGCTCGATTCTATGCAGCGTAACCCACGCCCTACACGTGCGGAAGCGAGTGACGTTGCGAATGCTATAATGGATGGCTCTGATGCAATCATGTTATCGGGAGAAACAGCGGCAGGAATGTATCCTGTCGAATCGGTTCTTACAATGGATCGTATCGCTACAACAACAGAAGATGCGATTGACTATCGTTCAGTTGTATCGACTCGACGTCGTGAAAAACATGGCAATATGACAGATGCGATTGGACAAGCCGCGGCTTATACAGCAATCAACCTAAAAGTGAAAGCCGTTCTTGCACCAACTGAGAGTGGTCATACAGCGAGAATGATTGCTAAATATCGCCCGGGTTGTACTGTTATCGCAGTGACTTCGACTGAAGAATGCTCAAGAAAGCTATCCCTTGTTTGGGGTGTTTATCCGATTGTCGGTAAAAAAGCAACAAACATTGATGAAGTTTTACAGGAATCGGTTGAAGAAAGTGTTAAGCATCAATACGTTGGCCATGGTGATGTAGTGATCATTACTGCTGGTGTTCCTGTCGGTGAGGCTGGAACGACGAATCTGATGAAAATCCATGTCATTGGCGATTTACTAGCTCGAGGACAAGGAATTGGTAGAACTGTTGCATTTGGACGTACAGTTGTTGCGCGCAATGCGGCAGAAGCATTAGCACTCGATACAACAGGTGCTATCCTCGTTACAGTTGGTTCTGATCGGGATATGATGCCGGCCATTGAAAAGTGTGCTGGACTCATTACAGAAGAGGGTGGACTAACTAGCCATGCGGCAGTTGTTGGGCTTAGTCTAGGTATCCCTGTTATTGTTGGCGTTGAAAATGCGACAAAATTGATTAAGCAGGGCAATGAAGTAACAATGGATGCTGAATCTGGTGTTATTTATAACGGACACGCAAGCGTCCTGTAA